In the genome of Halapricum salinum, one region contains:
- a CDS encoding shikimate kinase, protein MQGQAKAPAAGTVLNALANGKGSAFAIDAYTTATVELLTDSEEITGEVAEDPEADTRLIETCVEYVLDAHGDPDVTGPNAVSGAHVRTESEVPMASGLKSSSAAANATVMATLDALGKEEKMTREDAARLGVMAARDVGVTVTGAFDDASASMLGGVTVTNNTSDDLLAREEVDWDVLVWTPDEQSFSADADVERCKQVAPMADLVVDLALGGEYGRAMTVNGLAFSAALDFSTEPMVEAMPLVEGVSLSGTGPSVVAVGDREALEGVRKTWEQRDGSTWLTTTQNSGTQTR, encoded by the coding sequence ATGCAGGGACAGGCGAAAGCGCCGGCCGCCGGCACGGTGTTGAACGCACTCGCCAACGGCAAGGGCTCTGCGTTCGCCATCGACGCCTACACGACCGCGACCGTCGAGTTACTGACCGATTCCGAGGAGATCACCGGCGAAGTCGCCGAAGATCCCGAGGCCGACACCCGCCTCATCGAGACCTGCGTCGAGTACGTCCTCGATGCTCACGGTGACCCCGATGTGACCGGCCCGAACGCCGTCTCGGGCGCACACGTCCGGACCGAGAGCGAGGTCCCGATGGCCTCCGGCCTGAAGTCCTCATCGGCCGCGGCCAACGCGACCGTCATGGCGACACTCGACGCGCTCGGCAAAGAGGAGAAGATGACTCGCGAGGACGCCGCCCGCCTCGGCGTCATGGCCGCCCGGGACGTCGGCGTCACAGTGACGGGCGCGTTCGACGACGCTTCGGCGTCGATGCTCGGCGGCGTGACAGTCACGAACAACACGAGCGACGACTTGCTCGCTCGTGAGGAAGTCGACTGGGACGTCCTCGTGTGGACGCCCGACGAGCAGTCGTTCAGCGCCGACGCCGACGTCGAGCGCTGCAAGCAGGTCGCCCCGATGGCCGACCTCGTCGTGGACCTCGCCCTCGGCGGCGAGTACGGCCGCGCGATGACCGTCAACGGACTCGCGTTCTCGGCGGCACTCGATTTCTCGACCGAACCGATGGTCGAAGCCATGCCGCTGGTCGAGGGCGTCTCGCTGTCGGGGACGGGGCCGAGCGTCGTCGCTGTCGGGGATCGGGAGGCATTAGAGGGTGTACGCAAGACGTGGGAACAACGAGACGGATCCACATGGCTGACAACGACACAGAACTCCGGGACACAGACGAGATGA
- a CDS encoding chorismate mutase produces the protein MADNDTELRDTDEMSLDELREEIETIDREIVEKIAQRTYVADTIAQVKDEQGLPTTDEEQEQAVMDRAGQNAERFDVDSNLVKAVFRLLIELNKVEQRESR, from the coding sequence ATGGCTGACAACGACACAGAACTCCGGGACACAGACGAGATGAGCCTCGACGAGCTCCGCGAGGAGATCGAGACCATCGATCGCGAGATCGTCGAGAAGATTGCCCAGCGGACCTACGTCGCCGACACGATCGCCCAGGTCAAAGACGAACAGGGACTGCCGACGACCGACGAAGAACAGGAACAGGCCGTCATGGATCGCGCCGGCCAGAACGCAGAGCGCTTCGACGTCGACTCCAACCTGGTCAAGGCTGTCTTTCGTCTCCTGATCGAGCTGAACAAGGTCGAACAGCGCGAGAGTCGCTAA
- a CDS encoding YkgJ family cysteine cluster protein gives MESLEAELDRARELDVAELADAIESIGFECTRCGACCKAETCGLEGEDGDTEPHTATAFPDEISRIQARDDYDWRDVARPMPYGLTEDEGEPGGETFEWALQTDSCGDCTFYAEDEDGTGACTVHEDRPLICQTYPFSVALGGTSQPMGEAVDEEGMVRAHECEGLGRDISRAEAEDLARTLKERAIRELEEAIGVRENYEPVESDDVVVYDSDGPKRIDGTPY, from the coding sequence ATGGAATCGCTCGAAGCCGAACTCGACCGAGCCAGGGAACTCGACGTGGCCGAACTGGCTGACGCTATCGAATCCATCGGCTTCGAGTGTACGCGCTGTGGGGCCTGCTGCAAGGCCGAGACCTGTGGACTCGAGGGCGAAGACGGCGACACGGAACCCCACACGGCGACGGCTTTTCCCGACGAGATCAGCCGAATCCAGGCGCGTGACGACTACGACTGGCGCGACGTGGCTCGCCCGATGCCGTACGGACTGACCGAGGACGAAGGTGAGCCAGGGGGCGAAACCTTCGAGTGGGCGCTGCAGACAGACTCCTGTGGGGACTGTACGTTCTACGCCGAGGACGAGGACGGAACGGGAGCCTGTACGGTCCACGAGGATCGGCCACTGATCTGTCAGACCTACCCGTTCAGCGTCGCGCTGGGTGGGACGAGCCAGCCGATGGGCGAGGCGGTTGATGAGGAAGGGATGGTCCGGGCCCACGAGTGTGAAGGCCTTGGTCGGGACATCTCACGTGCGGAGGCCGAGGACCTCGCCCGGACGCTCAAAGAGCGGGCGATCCGCGAACTCGAAGAGGCCATCGGAGTCCGCGAGAACTACGAGCCTGTCGAGAGTGACGACGTTGTCGTCTACGACTCGGACGGACCGAAACGTATCGACGGGACGCCCTACTGA
- a CDS encoding MBL fold metallo-hydrolase, with protein sequence MRIERVDLDISSRAPGGGVAAYVCGDDDVILVDPGGDSDRLREVVAEAGVAHVLATHHHPDHVGGIAAYADEATVWARRGRESEFERASGVSPDRTFTPATTIQTSGGTVEIVDTPGHAPEHVALRVGESFVTGDLAVAEGSVVVGAPEGDMRTYLSSLRRLHARDPARLYPGHGTVIEAPRAVLGRLIAHRLDREDRVLAAVDAGTETLEAITDAAYEKDVSGVADLARATVAAHLEKLAVEGAIRWNGQRARPA encoded by the coding sequence ATGCGGATCGAGCGGGTCGACCTCGATATCTCGTCCCGCGCGCCCGGTGGTGGGGTGGCCGCCTACGTGTGCGGTGACGACGACGTGATTCTCGTCGATCCCGGTGGCGACAGCGATCGCCTTCGCGAGGTCGTCGCCGAGGCCGGCGTCGCCCACGTCCTCGCCACACACCACCACCCGGACCACGTCGGTGGAATCGCAGCCTACGCCGACGAAGCGACTGTTTGGGCCCGTCGTGGACGCGAGAGCGAGTTCGAACGCGCCAGCGGCGTCTCGCCCGATCGCACCTTTACCCCGGCGACGACGATCCAGACCAGTGGCGGCACGGTCGAAATTGTCGACACACCTGGCCACGCACCCGAACACGTCGCGCTCCGGGTCGGTGAGTCGTTCGTGACCGGAGACCTGGCCGTCGCGGAGGGCAGCGTCGTCGTGGGCGCACCCGAGGGTGACATGCGGACCTATCTGAGTAGTCTCCGTCGACTCCACGCTCGCGACCCCGCCCGCCTCTACCCCGGCCACGGCACCGTGATCGAGGCACCACGAGCGGTACTCGGACGGTTGATCGCACATCGACTCGACCGCGAAGACCGCGTTCTGGCGGCCGTCGACGCCGGCACCGAGACACTCGAAGCGATCACCGACGCCGCCTACGAGAAAGACGTTTCCGGCGTCGCGGATCTCGCTCGCGCGACGGTTGCTGCCCACCTCGAAAAACTGGCAGTCGAGGGCGCGATTCGGTGGAACGGCCAGCGGGCGCGGCCGGCATAG
- a CDS encoding helix-turn-helix domain-containing protein, translated as MSTTTDGVAREITFNDAEFRERLRELPPSAKLVAKVLETEAPLSQGDLAEQSLLPDRTVRYALNRLEEVGLVDSRYSFRDARKQVYFLADTR; from the coding sequence ATGAGCACGACTACCGATGGGGTGGCCCGAGAGATCACGTTCAACGACGCCGAGTTTCGCGAGCGCCTTCGCGAACTCCCGCCGAGCGCAAAGCTCGTCGCCAAAGTACTCGAAACTGAAGCGCCGCTGTCCCAGGGCGATCTCGCCGAGCAGTCGCTGCTGCCCGACCGAACCGTCCGGTACGCACTGAACCGCCTCGAAGAAGTCGGGCTCGTCGATTCCCGGTACAGCTTCCGCGACGCCCGCAAGCAGGTCTACTTCCTCGCCGACACGCGATAA
- a CDS encoding DUF7123 family protein produces MSTTASQAATAAPTTLTDKQQAILDYLRKNADTQTYFKSRLIGEELDMSAKEVGTNMTPLQEGEFDIDVEKWGYSSSTTWMVTT; encoded by the coding sequence ATGAGCACGACGGCATCCCAGGCAGCGACCGCGGCGCCGACCACGTTGACGGACAAACAGCAGGCGATCCTCGACTATCTCCGGAAGAACGCCGACACGCAGACGTACTTCAAGTCCCGACTCATCGGCGAGGAACTGGACATGTCCGCCAAGGAGGTCGGGACGAACATGACGCCGCTGCAGGAGGGCGAGTTCGACATCGACGTCGAGAAGTGGGGCTACTCCTCCTCGACGACGTGGATGGTCACGACCTGA
- a CDS encoding TRAM domain-containing protein, with the protein MEISEKLLCLFSADVSAEDDRYVIEVPRREVETGSIDPGETYRVALISGEQEEDENETTESAPSEPQPPVENGEIRYVEIEDIGKQGDGIARVERGYVIIVPGADIGDRVKVEITEVKSNFAVGEIIEEDI; encoded by the coding sequence TTGGAGATCTCAGAGAAACTCCTGTGTCTGTTCAGTGCGGATGTATCAGCAGAAGACGACCGCTACGTGATCGAGGTGCCCCGCCGCGAGGTCGAGACCGGTTCGATCGACCCCGGCGAAACTTACCGGGTCGCGCTCATCTCCGGCGAGCAAGAGGAAGATGAAAACGAGACGACCGAGAGTGCGCCCTCGGAACCCCAGCCCCCAGTCGAGAACGGGGAGATTCGGTACGTCGAGATCGAGGACATCGGCAAGCAGGGCGACGGCATCGCTCGCGTCGAACGCGGCTACGTGATCATCGTGCCTGGCGCCGACATCGGCGACCGGGTCAAAGTCGAGATCACCGAAGTCAAGTCCAACTTCGCCGTCGGCGAGATCATCGAAGAAGACATCTGA